Proteins encoded by one window of Lepeophtheirus salmonis chromosome 3, UVic_Lsal_1.4, whole genome shotgun sequence:
- the LOC121114320 gene encoding syntaxin-1A has protein sequence MAPPKDRLAAMKAQSYFPEEEDFSIPIDEESPAMRAFFGEIEETRGVIANIDRDIKVVRRCQESFINSPMVDEKHKIEMEDAMANIKKSANQVRTRLKKIEQANQDLTDTDAESRIRKTQHMTLSRQFVEYMTEYNTLQNEYRDKSKGKIQRQMELAGSNVTDDELENLLESGKGAQLVGHVVIEGDEEQLKQTINDLENRHEMFLNLEKSISELHDMFIDIAMLIENQGEMVNRIDTHVESAVEYTSRATNDTKKALEYQSKARRKKIMMLLCMIIAGGLGGWFVAKYLEIL, from the coding sequence ATGGCGCCCCCGAAAGATAGACTTGCGGCCATGAAGGCCCAGTCCTATTTTCCAGAGGAAGAGGACTTCAGCATACCCATCGATGAGGAAAGCCCAGCAATGAGAGCCTTCTTCGGAGAAATAGAAGAGACCCGAGGGGTCATCGCGAATATCGATCGGGACATCAAGGTCGTACGAAGGTGCCAGGAGTCTTTCATCAATTCCCCTATGGTGGATGAGAAACATAAAATAGAGATGGAGGATGCAATGGCCAACATAAAGAAATCTGCGAATCAAGTGCGAACTCGTCTCAAGAAAATTGAGCAAGCTAATCAAGATCTTACCGATACAGACGCAGAGTCCCGCATACGTAAAACCCAGCATATGACTCTAAGTCGGCAGTTTGTTGAGTACATGACAGAGTATAATACTCTTCAAAATGAATACCGGGATAagtcaaaaggaaaaatccaGAGACAAATGGAGCTTGCGGGCTCCAATGTGACGGATGATGAACTAGAGAATCTGTTAGAGTCAGGAAAAGGTGCTCAGCTTGTGGGTCACGTTGTGATTGAGGGGGATGAGGAGCAGTTGAAGCAAACCATCAATGATTTGGAGAACAGACATGAAATGTTCCTCAATCTGGAAAAGTCCATCTCAGAGCTGCACGATATGTTTATAGACATTGCCATGTTGATTGAAAACCAAGGTGAAATGGTTAATCGAATAGATACTCATGTAGAATCTGCCGTAGAGTACACTTCCAGAGCCACCAATGACACTAAAAAGGCTCTCGAATATCAATCCAAGGcgagaaggaaaaaaatcatgatgCTTCTCTGCATGATCATTGCCGGTGGCCTTGGAGGATGGTTTGTTGCTAAATATCTTGAAATCCTTTAA
- the Scgdelta gene encoding gamma-sarcoglycan produces the protein MPSLNSRKFFAISFLVILSLILLLNSFLVLWILSAGGFFSYGSGGLLKSLDFWTSGDLFALKSIIANQISSNGQSLVFQSTDEILLKVPGSTSSHDNQYISITKNGIDIRSSSLKLSDPEGNVIFQTSSDSTRISSRNIEASGEGGLDLSGKLQTQKVYSGPGNELGLSSRTDRVLIQGPKGVHARSFSGNFSFISYDDIILQTKNRGKILFESGSLYFSSLKPQNHSSSNSGSNASHHRKYSSRKKQGNSSGFKGSSSYQLCSCRDGKLFVAHPRKSCVADYHICSH, from the exons ATGCCATCATTAAACTCTCGGAAATTCTTTGCCATATCTTTTTTAGTCATTCTCTCACTCATACTCCTCTTGAATTCCTTCCTTGTTCTTTGGATCCTCAGCGCAGGAGGCTTCTTCTCC TATGGATCTGGAGGTCTTCTCAAATCCCTAGACTTTTGGACAAGTGGAGACCTATTTGCATTAAAATCCATTATTGCAAATCAAATATCCTCCAATGGTCAGTCCCTTGTGTTTCAATCCACGGATGAAATTCTCCTCAAAGTCCCTGGAAGCACCTCTTCCCATGACAATCAGTATATCTCTATCA CTAAAAATGGAATCGATATCCGTTCATCTTCTCTAAAACTATCAGATCCGGAAGGAAATGTAATATTCCAAACATCATCAGATTCTACACGAATATCCTCAAGAAATATTGAGGCTTCAG gtGAAGGTGGCCTTGACCTAAGCGGAAAGTTACAAACACAGAAAGTATATTCCGGTCCTGGAAATGAATTAGGACTTTCCTCAAGAACAGACAGAGTGCTTATTCAGGGTCCAAAGGGGGTACATGCTAGGAGCTTCTCGGGAAACTTTTCCTTTATTTCCTACGATGATATTATTCTACAGACCAAAAATAGAGGAAAG ATACTTTTTGAATCTGGTTCGCTCTATTTTAGTTCACTCAAGCCTCAAAACCATAGCAGTAGTAATAGTGGAAGTAATGCATCCCATCATCGAAAATACTCATCACGAAAGAAGCAGGGTAATTCATCAGGATTTAAAGGGAGCTCTTCATATCAGCTCTGTAGCTGCAGGGACGGAAAACTCTTTGTGGCTCATCCAAGGAAAAGCTGTGTCGCTGATTATCACATTTGCTCACATTGA